In one window of bacterium DNA:
- the xylB gene encoding xylulokinase, with amino-acid sequence MEYLLGIDVGTTGVKILLIDEGGRIQGSVTEEYPLFTPKPGWAEQNPSDWWEATVKGIRRLIEETGVKGTEIRGIGLTGQMHGSVFLNNKGAVIHPAILWCDQRTAKECEEITEKVGKKKVFEITCNPVLTGFQAPKIVWLRNNHPEVYKNISKVLLPKDYIRFCLTGVFATDVADASGTSLFDVKRRKWSEEILEALDISSSLLPECFESPELTGYITKEVSGLTGIQEGTPVVAGAGDQAAGGIGSGIVEEGFVSVSLGTSGVVFAHLEDIFVDPEGRLHTFCHAVPGKWHIMGVMLSAGGSFRWLRDTLFGKETSYNIMTDMAGQVPVGSEGLLFLPYLTGERCPYPDPNARGIFFGISLKHRKEHFVRAVMEGVSFGLKDSIRIMKEIGVPEGKRFRITGGGAKSDLWCKMMADVFDGDTVRLKVEEGPSFGAAVLAGVGVGMYSDVKTACKKLVKEDEKVFIPDVRNTELYNKFYTLYGNIYKNVKGIFDNLAEIS; translated from the coding sequence ATGGAATATCTTTTAGGTATTGATGTTGGTACCACAGGTGTTAAGATACTCCTTATTGATGAAGGAGGTCGTATCCAAGGTAGTGTTACTGAGGAATATCCCCTTTTTACTCCAAAGCCCGGCTGGGCAGAACAAAATCCTTCTGATTGGTGGGAAGCGACAGTAAAGGGAATAAGGAGACTTATTGAAGAGACAGGAGTTAAAGGGACGGAGATAAGAGGGATAGGACTTACAGGACAGATGCATGGAAGTGTATTTCTTAATAACAAAGGCGCGGTTATCCATCCTGCGATATTATGGTGTGACCAGAGAACAGCAAAGGAATGTGAAGAGATAACAGAAAAAGTGGGGAAGAAAAAGGTTTTTGAAATTACCTGTAACCCTGTTTTAACTGGTTTCCAGGCACCCAAAATTGTCTGGTTAAGAAATAACCACCCAGAGGTTTATAAAAATATCTCAAAGGTTCTCCTCCCAAAGGACTATATAAGGTTCTGTCTTACAGGTGTTTTTGCAACGGATGTAGCAGATGCTTCAGGAACCTCTCTTTTTGATGTAAAGAGAAGGAAATGGTCAGAAGAGATACTTGAGGCACTTGATATATCTTCTTCTTTACTGCCTGAATGTTTTGAATCACCTGAATTAACCGGATATATAACAAAGGAAGTTTCAGGGCTAACAGGTATTCAGGAAGGTACACCTGTTGTAGCAGGTGCTGGGGACCAGGCAGCAGGTGGAATAGGAAGTGGAATTGTTGAAGAAGGATTTGTATCGGTTTCTTTAGGTACAAGCGGGGTTGTTTTTGCACATCTTGAAGATATTTTTGTTGACCCTGAAGGACGGCTACATACCTTTTGTCATGCGGTTCCTGGAAAGTGGCATATAATGGGGGTTATGCTTTCTGCTGGTGGTTCATTCAGATGGTTAAGAGATACTCTTTTTGGTAAAGAGACATCATATAACATTATGACGGATATGGCAGGGCAGGTACCAGTAGGGAGTGAAGGACTTCTGTTTTTACCTTATCTAACCGGTGAAAGATGTCCCTATCCTGACCCTAATGCGAGAGGTATCTTTTTTGGTATATCTCTTAAACACAGAAAAGAACACTTTGTAAGGGCTGTAATGGAAGGGGTGTCTTTTGGATTGAAAGATAGTATAAGGATTATGAAAGAAATAGGTGTGCCTGAAGGAAAAAGATTTCGTATTACAGGTGGAGGGGCTAAGAGTGATTTGTGGTGTAAAATGATGGCAGATGTTTTTGATGGAGATACTGTAAGATTGAAGGTTGAAGAAGGACCTTCTTTTGGTGCAGCAGTCCTTGCAGGTGTAGGAGTGGGTATGTATAGCGATGTAAAGACCGCCTGCAAAAAACTGGTAAAAGAAGATGAAAAAGTGTTTATACCGGATGTACGAAATACTGAGTTATATAATAAATTTTATACTCTTTATGGGAACATCTATAAAAATGTTAAGGGTATATTTGACAACCTCGCTGAAATTTCATAA
- a CDS encoding PmoA family protein — translation MKEIVLVNKGSRDFTGSPVSVNWDGEEGVFILSSDKVEIYGQTERKDEKIYLTFIPHVIKSGEELKLSVKKAGSVPLYVKLSDNKDEGMVNVFINEEYFTSYNYSEKVVRPYLFPVIGPGGKVILRTPAKEGNPEKIDHPHHRGIWVAHGDINGTDNWSEMPGHGRTVHQKFIEITSGPVFGKIHTLSNWVSDKNEKIIEEERIIVIYNLPVESRIIDHRVILRASEKEVVFKDTKESGLLSIRVNPEMQGDRKGFMVNSYGAKGEAECWGKRAEWCDYCGEVEGIKCGIAVFDYPANFRYPTWWHIRNYGLYTANFFGLSDFTGDRSNTGTYILPYMNELKLYHRIYIHSGYTEEAKVAERYLNFIYPPDLNK, via the coding sequence ATGAAAGAAATAGTGCTGGTAAATAAAGGAAGTAGAGATTTTACAGGGTCTCCTGTTTCTGTTAACTGGGATGGAGAGGAAGGGGTTTTTATTTTATCTTCAGACAAAGTAGAGATATACGGACAAACAGAAAGAAAGGATGAGAAGATATATCTTACTTTTATACCTCATGTTATAAAATCAGGAGAAGAGTTGAAACTTTCTGTTAAGAAGGCAGGAAGTGTTCCTTTATATGTAAAACTTTCAGACAATAAAGATGAAGGCATGGTAAATGTGTTTATAAATGAGGAATATTTTACATCCTATAACTACTCTGAAAAGGTTGTAAGACCATATCTTTTTCCTGTTATAGGTCCTGGTGGAAAAGTTATTTTGAGGACACCTGCAAAAGAGGGAAATCCTGAAAAGATAGACCATCCACACCACCGGGGTATATGGGTGGCACATGGAGATATCAACGGAACAGATAACTGGTCTGAGATGCCCGGACATGGAAGAACAGTCCATCAGAAGTTTATTGAAATAACATCAGGTCCTGTTTTTGGAAAGATACATACGTTAAGCAACTGGGTAAGTGATAAAAATGAAAAGATTATTGAGGAAGAGCGGATAATAGTTATTTACAACCTTCCTGTGGAAAGCAGAATAATAGACCACAGGGTTATCCTGCGGGCAAGTGAAAAAGAGGTTGTTTTCAAAGATACTAAAGAGTCAGGTTTATTAAGTATAAGGGTGAATCCTGAAATGCAGGGAGATAGAAAAGGGTTTATGGTAAATTCCTATGGGGCAAAAGGAGAGGCAGAGTGCTGGGGCAAAAGAGCAGAATGGTGTGATTACTGTGGTGAAGTTGAGGGAATAAAATGTGGAATTGCTGTATTTGATTATCCCGCTAATTTTAGATATCCTACATGGTGGCATATAAGAAATTATGGGCTTTATACTGCAAACTTCTTTGGTCTCTCTGATTTTACAGGTGATAGGAGTAATACAGGAACATATATACTGCCATATATGAATGAATTAAAACTCTATCACCGTATCTATATCCATTCTGGCTATACAGAAGAAGCAAAGGTTGCAGAAAGGTATCTTAATTTTATATATCCGCCGGACTTAAACAAATAG
- the lon gene encoding endopeptidase La gives MVILKKNEKSGRKVLPALPLRDLIIFPNMVVPLLVGRVRSINTVEEALASEEELLVVFQKDPQIEDPEFKDIYSVGVKTKIIQSVREQNGLMKILVEVLERVIIKDFFKDKKIFVAKIENIVVKETGVNKENEALSRLALEMLDKYLNLNTSVPRELYVTISTIENPSRLCDAIAGYLPLKLKDKGALMEKVEIGERLRLLIDILNQEIGLLEIQKKIQNQVIKKIEDTQRQYFLSEQLKEIQKELGKEGESDEISQLREKIKNAKMSQPAEAKAMEELSRLSKTMPLSPEATVIRTYLEWLINLPWDIKTEDNLDITHAGKILDEDHYGLEKVKERILEYLAVRKRSEGMKSPILCFVGPPGVGKTSLGRSIARAMGRKFVRVSLGGMRDEAEIRGHRKTYIGSLPGRIIQSIRKAGVKNPVFLLDEIDKLGKDFRGDPASALLEVLDPEQNHSFSDHYLEVEFDLSQVLFITTANTEYTIPPALLDRMEIISLPGYTIWEKKEIAQRHLIPKQMKEHGLTEKNIKFSEDALFKIIRNYTREAGVRNLEREIANICRKVTKKIVETGKEEFYRITARNIENYLGPEKFPTPSGEKEPKVGVATGMAWTEYGGEILFTEVLTMKGKGNLILTGQLGDIMKESAQAALSYVRAHINDFGLAPDFYKDIDIHIHVPEGAIPKDGPSAGITIATALISCLTGKPVDAGIAMTGEITLQGKVLKIGGLKSKILAAHRSGIKKVIIPEENEKDLKEIPVKVKEDLEIIMVKNIKEVIEKSIIGWSKTEGKDERNSAGK, from the coding sequence ATGGTTATACTGAAAAAAAATGAAAAATCAGGCAGGAAAGTACTACCTGCTTTACCTTTAAGAGACCTTATTATATTTCCTAATATGGTGGTACCTCTTCTGGTTGGTAGAGTACGTTCAATAAATACTGTAGAAGAGGCACTGGCAAGTGAAGAAGAACTTCTTGTTGTTTTTCAGAAAGACCCTCAGATAGAAGACCCGGAATTCAAAGATATCTATTCTGTAGGAGTGAAGACAAAAATTATCCAGAGTGTAAGAGAACAGAATGGTTTAATGAAAATCCTGGTAGAGGTTCTTGAAAGAGTAATTATAAAAGATTTTTTTAAAGATAAGAAGATATTTGTTGCAAAAATAGAGAATATTGTTGTAAAAGAAACAGGGGTGAATAAAGAAAACGAGGCATTATCACGACTTGCCCTTGAAATGCTTGATAAATATCTGAATCTCAACACTTCTGTTCCGAGAGAACTATACGTTACAATATCCACTATTGAAAACCCTTCACGGTTATGTGATGCCATTGCTGGTTATCTCCCCCTTAAACTCAAAGATAAAGGCGCTCTGATGGAGAAGGTTGAGATAGGGGAAAGATTGCGATTACTTATAGATATACTCAATCAGGAGATAGGACTTCTTGAAATTCAGAAGAAGATACAGAATCAGGTAATAAAAAAGATAGAGGATACACAGCGTCAGTATTTTTTAAGTGAACAGTTAAAAGAGATACAGAAAGAATTAGGCAAGGAAGGTGAGAGTGATGAAATATCACAATTAAGAGAAAAGATAAAGAATGCAAAGATGTCTCAGCCAGCAGAAGCAAAAGCAATGGAAGAACTCTCCCGTCTTTCAAAAACGATGCCTCTTTCTCCTGAAGCCACTGTTATAAGAACATATCTTGAGTGGTTGATAAACCTTCCATGGGATATCAAAACAGAAGATAACCTTGATATTACACATGCTGGAAAAATTTTAGACGAAGATCATTATGGACTTGAAAAAGTAAAAGAAAGAATCCTTGAGTATCTTGCAGTTAGAAAAAGGTCAGAAGGTATGAAATCCCCAATTCTTTGTTTTGTGGGACCTCCTGGGGTAGGGAAAACATCACTCGGAAGGTCTATTGCGAGAGCAATGGGGAGAAAATTTGTAAGGGTTTCTTTAGGTGGTATGCGGGATGAAGCAGAAATCAGAGGGCACAGGAAGACATATATTGGTTCACTGCCAGGAAGGATTATTCAGTCAATAAGAAAGGCAGGGGTGAAAAATCCTGTATTTTTATTAGATGAAATTGATAAACTCGGAAAGGACTTTCGGGGTGACCCTGCAAGTGCATTACTTGAAGTTCTTGACCCTGAACAGAACCACTCTTTTTCTGACCATTATCTTGAAGTGGAGTTTGACCTCTCACAGGTACTGTTTATAACAACCGCTAATACAGAATATACAATACCACCTGCCTTGCTCGACAGAATGGAAATCATTTCCCTGCCGGGTTATACCATCTGGGAGAAGAAAGAGATTGCTCAGAGACATCTTATCCCTAAACAGATGAAAGAACATGGCCTTACGGAGAAAAATATAAAATTCTCAGAAGATGCATTGTTTAAAATTATAAGAAATTACACGAGGGAAGCGGGTGTAAGAAATTTAGAAAGAGAGATTGCAAATATATGCAGAAAGGTGACGAAAAAAATTGTTGAAACAGGGAAAGAAGAATTTTATCGTATTACCGCAAGAAATATTGAAAATTATCTTGGTCCAGAAAAATTTCCTACACCTTCAGGAGAGAAAGAACCAAAGGTTGGAGTTGCTACAGGTATGGCATGGACTGAGTATGGTGGAGAGATACTTTTCACAGAAGTACTTACAATGAAAGGGAAAGGGAATCTTATACTTACAGGACAGTTAGGGGATATTATGAAAGAGTCAGCACAGGCAGCTTTAAGTTATGTCCGGGCACATATAAATGATTTTGGACTTGCTCCTGACTTTTATAAAGATATAGATATACATATCCATGTTCCTGAGGGTGCGATACCAAAGGATGGTCCTTCTGCTGGTATTACAATAGCCACAGCACTTATATCCTGTCTTACAGGTAAACCAGTAGATGCCGGAATAGCGATGACAGGAGAGATAACATTACAGGGAAAGGTATTAAAGATAGGCGGGTTGAAATCAAAAATCCTTGCTGCTCATCGTTCGGGTATTAAAAAGGTTATAATCCCTGAAGAAAATGAAAAAGACCTGAAAGAAATACCGGTAAAGGTGAAAGAAGACCTTGAAATAATAATGGTAAAAAATATAAAAGAGGTAATTGAAAAATCCATCATTGGATGGAGTAAAACGGAGGGAAAAGATGAAAGAAATAGTGCTGGTAAATAA
- a CDS encoding ATP-dependent Clp protease proteolytic subunit: protein MKGQLIPYVIESTERGERAYDIYSRLLKDRIIFIGAPITDSLANVVIAEFLFLQNEDPKKDIHLYLNTAGGSITAGLAIYDTMQFVSCDVATYCIGQAASMGALLLAGGTKGKRYLLPHSRVLIHQPWGGVEGTAKDVSIQTKEMLRLKKIVTDILALHTGNSVKKIEKDTDRDYFMNAEESVKYGLGDKIILSAKISLLMKNGYTEKK from the coding sequence ATGAAAGGACAATTGATACCTTATGTTATAGAATCCACAGAACGAGGAGAACGGGCATATGATATATATTCTCGTCTTTTAAAAGATAGAATTATATTTATAGGTGCTCCTATAACAGATAGTTTAGCTAATGTTGTAATTGCAGAGTTCCTGTTTCTTCAAAATGAAGACCCGAAGAAGGATATACATCTTTACCTCAATACTGCAGGGGGGTCTATAACGGCAGGTCTTGCTATATATGATACAATGCAGTTTGTTTCCTGCGATGTAGCCACCTACTGTATAGGTCAGGCAGCAAGTATGGGTGCATTACTTCTTGCTGGCGGGACAAAAGGGAAAAGATATCTACTTCCACATAGCAGGGTTTTAATCCATCAGCCATGGGGTGGTGTGGAAGGAACTGCAAAGGATGTAAGTATTCAGACGAAAGAGATGCTACGACTGAAGAAAATTGTTACAGATATCCTTGCTTTACATACAGGGAATTCTGTAAAAAAAATTGAAAAGGATACCGACAGGGACTATTTTATGAATGCAGAAGAAAGTGTGAAATATGGTCTTGGAGATAAAATCATCCTGTCAGCAAAAATCTCTTTATTGATGAAAAATGGTTATACTGAAAAAAAATGA
- a CDS encoding trigger factor — translation MEKVKVEIIEKSALGREISFVVDKEEVDKVRYDIVEEIRKNAEVEGFRKGKVPEEIIEKKFGKVINENLINRIIPDVYIETIKEKNLNPVAEPDVFDVSIDEEGLKFKVYIEIKPDIHLKKYKGIPVKKVVSEEVTEKEVEGVLAEWEKNPSIASSIIDPEKRRLWKEKIRQQLEAYKKVEALVKENRQLWDEIFKETDFPVPDKLVTEEAIRYTEEEISRMNTEGKSKEEIEKIAKDIFEKVKPEAISSVKRYLVLDKIAEIENIKAEEQDIKERIDEISRSSGEPPEQIRQKLEKANRMEALKDEIRIQKAFRFMRDNAKFIERVILPGEEKKLEIIK, via the coding sequence ATGGAAAAAGTTAAGGTAGAGATAATAGAAAAGTCAGCACTCGGCAGAGAAATATCTTTTGTAGTTGATAAAGAAGAAGTGGATAAGGTGCGATACGATATTGTTGAAGAGATAAGAAAAAATGCAGAAGTAGAAGGGTTTAGAAAAGGCAAGGTTCCTGAGGAAATTATAGAAAAAAAATTTGGGAAAGTTATAAATGAAAATCTTATTAACAGAATAATTCCGGATGTTTATATTGAAACAATTAAAGAAAAAAATTTAAATCCTGTTGCAGAACCGGATGTTTTTGATGTGTCTATTGATGAAGAAGGATTGAAGTTTAAGGTTTATATAGAGATTAAACCAGATATACATTTGAAAAAATACAAAGGTATACCTGTAAAAAAAGTAGTGTCTGAGGAGGTTACAGAGAAAGAGGTTGAAGGGGTTCTTGCTGAATGGGAAAAAAACCCTTCTATTGCTTCTTCAATTATTGACCCTGAGAAGAGGAGATTATGGAAGGAGAAGATAAGACAACAGTTAGAGGCGTATAAAAAAGTGGAAGCATTAGTGAAGGAAAACAGACAATTATGGGATGAGATATTTAAGGAAACGGATTTCCCTGTACCTGATAAACTGGTTACAGAGGAAGCAATACGATATACAGAAGAAGAGATTAGCAGGATGAATACAGAAGGGAAGAGTAAAGAAGAAATAGAAAAGATTGCAAAAGATATTTTTGAAAAGGTAAAACCTGAAGCAATATCTTCTGTAAAAAGATATTTAGTGCTTGATAAAATAGCGGAGATTGAAAATATAAAGGCAGAAGAGCAGGATATTAAAGAAAGGATAGATGAGATAAGCAGGTCGTCGGGAGAACCACCTGAACAGATAAGACAGAAACTTGAAAAGGCAAACAGGATGGAAGCATTGAAAGATGAAATAAGAATTCAGAAAGCATTCAGGTTTATGAGGGATAATGCAAAATTTATAGAAAGGGTCATCCTCCCCGGTGAAGAGAAAAAACTGGAGATAATAAAATGA
- the tsaE gene encoding tRNA (adenosine(37)-N6)-threonylcarbamoyltransferase complex ATPase subunit type 1 TsaE translates to MVIFSRNPEETINIGKEIASYLKKGDTIAFTGELGSGKTTMIKGIVKELTGCEATSPSFVLINEYPGPLPVFHFDLYRLKCKIEMETFGWEEYLDKGIVLIEWADKIYDILPKKTIFISISLINSKRKIIIKGLKGRIKDDKQRKSVKGT, encoded by the coding sequence ATGGTAATTTTTTCAAGAAATCCTGAAGAAACTATAAATATAGGAAAAGAAATCGCATCTTACCTCAAAAAAGGTGATACTATCGCCTTCACAGGAGAACTTGGAAGTGGAAAGACAACAATGATTAAAGGTATTGTAAAAGAACTCACTGGATGTGAAGCAACAAGTCCTTCTTTTGTCCTGATAAATGAATATCCAGGACCATTACCTGTATTCCATTTTGACCTTTACAGATTAAAGTGTAAAATAGAAATGGAGACATTCGGATGGGAAGAGTATCTTGATAAAGGGATTGTGCTTATTGAGTGGGCAGATAAAATATATGATATATTACCGAAAAAGACAATATTTATAAGCATTTCCCTTATAAACAGTAAAAGAAAAATTATAATAAAAGGACTAAAGGGGAGGATAAAAGATGACAAGCAGAGAAAGAGTGTTAAGGGTACTTAA
- a CDS encoding ROK family protein, with protein sequence MKKVVGIDIGGTYIKAGLTDENGNVLKKQQFPTRTEEGKKEVVLKQIETAIEFVLEGLDEKPTGIGIGTPGVVDNEGIVFEAPNIPGWHNLPLKKIFSEKYGLPVVVENDVNSITWGEYLYGAGKGYNTMICITLGTGVGGGIVKDGKLLRGSNYSALELGHIPIDYKGPQCKCGNYGCIERFVGRDYIVERAINAIKKGEKTLIYELSEKKLENITPKIISDAYKKGDKVATDIWIDVGICLGALFSGLVNLLNPDIIVIGGGISKNVEIMFETIEKTIKQRAMNILSQNVKVVQSTLGSDAGIVSAGALIFQK encoded by the coding sequence ATGAAAAAGGTAGTAGGTATAGATATAGGTGGAACATACATAAAGGCAGGGCTTACAGATGAAAATGGGAATGTTTTAAAAAAACAGCAGTTTCCTACACGCACTGAAGAAGGTAAAAAAGAGGTTGTTCTTAAACAGATTGAGACCGCTATTGAGTTTGTTTTAGAAGGACTTGATGAAAAGCCAACAGGAATAGGTATAGGAACTCCAGGTGTTGTAGATAATGAAGGCATTGTCTTTGAAGCACCAAATATTCCTGGCTGGCATAACCTCCCCTTAAAAAAGATATTCTCTGAAAAATATGGACTGCCTGTTGTTGTAGAAAATGATGTAAATTCAATTACCTGGGGAGAGTACCTCTATGGAGCAGGTAAGGGATACAACACAATGATATGTATTACACTGGGTACAGGTGTAGGTGGTGGAATTGTAAAGGATGGGAAACTCCTGCGTGGAAGCAACTACTCTGCTTTAGAATTAGGGCATATACCCATTGATTATAAGGGACCGCAGTGTAAATGTGGAAACTATGGATGTATAGAAAGATTTGTAGGAAGGGATTATATTGTTGAAAGGGCTATAAATGCAATAAAAAAAGGGGAAAAAACACTCATATATGAACTTTCAGAAAAAAAACTTGAGAATATAACACCAAAGATAATATCTGATGCATATAAAAAAGGTGATAAGGTCGCAACTGACATATGGATAGATGTTGGAATATGTTTAGGTGCTTTGTTTTCCGGGCTTGTTAACCTTTTGAATCCAGATATTATTGTTATAGGTGGTGGTATATCCAAAAATGTTGAGATTATGTTTGAAACGATTGAAAAGACCATTAAACAACGGGCTATGAATATCCTCTCACAGAATGTAAAGGTAGTTCAGTCAACTCTCGGAAGTGATGCAGGGATTGTCTCTGCTGGTGCACTTATATTCCAGAAATGA
- the fmt gene encoding methionyl-tRNA formyltransferase, whose product MKIIYFGSDAFGIPSLEALKKKYCLAGVITSPDKPCGRGLKISSTPIKVWALNNNIPVYQPENISDTTFIKTLKDISPDFIVLISYGKILPEEIIKIPSAGAINVHPSLLPKYRGAAPMEWALINGEKETGITVITIKDRVDTGEIIKQERTSIYETDDIFSLRRRLSEIAPSLLLESITDIKNGIKPLPQQGISTYARRLKKEDGLIQWKKSATEVYNLIRGVKEWPGAYTYLNGKYIKIYGALPVSEKKDGQPGEIVDINHSNIYVACGKGILKINELQMEGKKKMSATEFINGYRLKTGMTFSKNR is encoded by the coding sequence ATGAAAATAATCTATTTTGGCAGTGATGCCTTTGGTATCCCTTCACTTGAAGCCCTGAAAAAAAAATATTGCCTCGCAGGTGTTATAACCTCTCCTGATAAACCCTGTGGAAGAGGGTTGAAAATTTCTTCTACACCGATAAAAGTATGGGCTTTAAATAACAATATACCTGTATATCAACCAGAGAACATATCAGACACAACATTTATAAAGACCCTAAAAGATATTTCTCCTGACTTTATTGTCCTCATCTCTTATGGCAAAATACTCCCTGAAGAAATTATAAAGATACCTTCCGCTGGAGCAATTAATGTCCATCCTTCACTATTACCTAAATATAGAGGTGCTGCCCCTATGGAATGGGCACTCATAAATGGAGAAAAAGAAACAGGTATAACTGTCATAACAATAAAAGACCGTGTGGATACAGGGGAAATTATAAAACAGGAAAGGACTTCTATTTATGAAACAGATGACATATTTTCATTAAGAAGACGGCTTTCAGAGATTGCACCTTCACTTCTGCTTGAAAGTATTACAGATATAAAAAATGGGATAAAACCATTACCACAGCAAGGTATCTCTACATACGCAAGACGGCTTAAAAAAGAAGATGGGCTTATCCAATGGAAGAAATCTGCTACAGAGGTGTATAATCTCATAAGAGGTGTAAAAGAATGGCCTGGTGCCTATACATATCTGAATGGTAAATATATTAAAATATACGGAGCATTACCTGTATCAGAAAAAAAAGATGGACAGCCAGGGGAGATAGTAGATATTAACCATTCAAATATATACGTTGCCTGTGGTAAAGGTATACTCAAGATTAACGAATTACAGATGGAAGGGAAAAAAAAGATGTCTGCTACAGAATTTATAAATGGATATAGGTTAAAAACAGGTATGACTTTTTCAAAAAATAGATAA
- a CDS encoding glycosyltransferase family 9 protein, with protein MKINIRQYCGFFKPDTPCIYHKNDRCICSECLNFRKIKGTILIIKKDAAGDVLRTTSLLEPLKEKFSGYKIIWLVANKNREVLEGNPYIDEIWTDTTEFLQAISFFHFDMVINLDLSPDSLITAGSANTELFCGFRYRKNWDIECSNQTAEEWFLLSHNDDMKKKNRKTYQQFITEITELDNYGEIIVPLEKSSIKKAEAFVKKHKLTGKKIVGINTGSGSRWITKRWPEKHLIKLIGLLTGEKYTVLLFGGTEEKDIIEKLMKKSNPYLINTGYNNTIPDFFALLNLCDVVVSADTLAMHAATGLKKKVVALFGPTSPYEIADYGRIKKIITPLDCFCCYRKKCDISPSCMDMIKPEEVLSVIEQHYG; from the coding sequence ATGAAGATAAATATAAGACAGTACTGTGGATTTTTTAAACCGGATACACCGTGTATATATCATAAAAATGATAGATGTATATGTTCAGAATGCTTGAATTTTAGAAAAATTAAAGGAACTATACTTATTATAAAGAAGGATGCAGCAGGAGATGTTTTAAGAACCACTTCATTGCTTGAGCCACTTAAGGAAAAATTTTCTGGATATAAAATTATATGGCTGGTGGCAAATAAAAACAGAGAAGTACTGGAAGGGAATCCTTATATTGATGAGATATGGACAGATACTACAGAATTTCTTCAGGCAATATCTTTCTTCCATTTTGATATGGTTATAAACCTTGACCTTTCTCCAGATAGTTTAATCACTGCTGGTAGTGCCAATACAGAGTTATTCTGTGGATTTAGATATAGAAAAAACTGGGATATTGAATGTTCAAACCAAACAGCAGAAGAGTGGTTTCTTTTAAGTCATAATGATGATATGAAGAAAAAGAACAGGAAAACATATCAGCAGTTTATTACAGAAATAACAGAACTTGATAATTATGGTGAGATTATTGTTCCACTTGAAAAGTCATCCATTAAAAAGGCAGAAGCATTCGTAAAAAAGCACAAACTGACAGGAAAAAAGATTGTAGGTATAAATACTGGTAGTGGTTCCAGATGGATTACAAAAAGATGGCCTGAAAAACATCTTATAAAACTTATTGGACTACTTACAGGAGAAAAATACACTGTACTTTTATTTGGTGGTACTGAAGAAAAAGATATTATTGAAAAACTTATGAAGAAAAGTAATCCATATCTTATAAACACTGGTTATAATAATACCATTCCTGACTTTTTTGCACTCCTTAATCTTTGTGATGTGGTAGTAAGTGCAGATACCCTTGCCATGCATGCAGCAACAGGACTGAAGAAAAAAGTTGTAGCACTTTTTGGTCCCACATCCCCATATGAGATAGCAGATTATGGTAGAATAAAAAAAATTATTACACCTCTGGATTGTTTCTGTTGTTATAGAAAGAAATGTGATATAAGTCCATCCTGTATGGATATGATAAAACCAGAAGAAGTGCTTTCTGTAATAGAACAACACTATGGATAA